The Streptomyces sp. WZ-12 genome segment CTTGATCTTCTCGGCGCGGCGGGCGAGTTCGGCGACGAAGCGGTCGCGGACCGACTCCTCGATGATCAGCCGGGCGCCGGCCGAGCAGACCTGACCGCTGTGGATGAAGGCCGCGTTCAGCGCCTGGTCGACGGCGGTGTCGAAGCCCTCGTCGGTCGCGCAGGCGTCGGCGAACACCACGTTGGGGTTCTTGCCGCCGAGCTCCAGCGCGATCTTCTTGGCGCCGGCGACCGCCGCCGCGCCCGCCTTCGTCCCGCTGGCCAGGCCGCCGGTGAACGAGAACAGGTCCACGTCCGGGTGGTCCGCCAGCCGCTGCCCGACCGGGAGGCCGGCACCGGTGACGATGTTGGCGACGCCGGCCGGCAGACCCGCCTCGACCAGCAGCCGGATCAGGTACACCGTCGAGAGCGGGGTGACCTCGCTCGGCTTGATGACGAAGGTGTTGCCGGCCGCCAGCGCCGGGGCGATCTTCCAACTCGCCTGGAGCAGCGGGTAGTTCCAGGGGGTGATCATCGCGCAGACGCCGACCGGCTCGTGCACGACGATGCTGTGGATGTCCGCGGAGCCGGCGTCCACGACCCGGCCGCCGCTCTCGCCCACGACCTGGTCGGCGAAGTACCGGAAGGCGTCGGTCACGCAGTCGACGTCGACCCGGCCCTCCTCCAGGGTCTTGCCGGTGTCCCGGCTCTCGATCAGGCCGATCTGCTCGCGGTCGCGCTGGAGCAGGTCGGCGACCCGGCGCAGCAGCGCCGCCCGCTCGGCCACGGGGGTACGGGGCCACTCCCCGGTACCGCCGGCGAAGGCCGCCTTGGCCGCCGCGACGGCCGCGTCCGCGTCCTCGGCGCCGCCCTCGGCGACCACCTGGAGCGTCGTCGCGTCGGCGGGGTCCAGGACCTCCCGCGTGGCGCCTGCGGCGGCCGCCCGCCACTCGCCAGCTACGTGAATGGTCTCGCTTGTCTCAGTTGCCGACACGACGTCCTTCTGCCTTCCGTTTTCGATCTGCGCGGCCGGCGGACCCGGCTACGCGGTGCGTGCACTGGTTCAACCTCTGGCCCGCCAGCAACGGGGACCCCTAACCCAAACCCGCGTTCCTATGCCCAAACATTCATCGAAAGTGACCCGAGTCACCCGAAGCCGCCAGACTTCTCCGCATGCGCCCGAATAGACCGGAAAGTACCCTGAATAGCCGTATGCCCGCCAAGGAGCCTTCCGGACGGCCCGCAGCGGTCCCCTGGGAGCGCCTTTCCTGCCGAAAGGTGCCGAGATGCCCCGTAAATGCCGTACCTTCACCGCTTTGACCTGCGGAGCGGTCGCCGCGACCGTGGCCGCCGTGTGCGCCGCCGGCCCCGCGACCCCGGCCGACGGCTCGGGCGACGAGGGTGACCTCGCGCACGAGTCCGCCCAGCAGGTCGCAGGCGACGCCCTGCACGCCCTGCTCGGCGCGAAGTCGCTACGGCTGCGCACCGAGTCCAGCGCCGACGCCACCAAGCTGGACCTCACCCTCGACCGGACCGGGAACTGCGCCGGCAACATCAGCAAGGGCCCGCTCGGCCGGGTCGACCTGATCAAGCGCGGCAAGGACGTCTGGCTCAAGCCCGACGCCGCCTTCTGGAAGAGCCAGCTCCCCGGCGACGAGGGCAACACCGCGGCCCGCACCTACCGGGACCGCTACCTGCACGGCACCACCGACGACGACTTCCTCAAGGGCCTCGCCACCGCCTGCGACCTCACCGCCTTCCAGAAGTCGGTGGCCCCGCAGCCCGCCGACCCACAGGCCCCGCCGGCCCCCTCCGTCACCCTCACCAAGGGCCGCCCCACCACCCAGGAGGGCACCCGCGTCCTGCCCGTCGTCAAGAAGACCAAGGACGCCACCCAGACCGTCTACGTCGCCATCGAGGGCACCCACTACCCGAGGAAGCTCACCACCGAGGTCGACGGCGAGACCGGCACCGTGCTGCTCAGCAACTACGACCAGCCGGTCCCCTCGCACACCCCCGACCCGGCCAAGACGGCCGACATCTCCGTGCTGGAGGGCGGCGGCGGACAGCAAAGCGTCTGACACCGGCGCCCCCAACACACGGTGCGCACCGCGCCGTTCGCACGTACGTATCCCGAAGACGGCGACTACGAGAACGACATCACCGTCCCTTACGGCGAACCGATCGACCTCACCGGCGCCCCCCTCGGCATGGCCCTCTCGACCACGGATTTCCCCCGGGGCTGAGCCCCGGCCCCGGCGAGCCGTCCCGGGCGCCCGGGTGGTGCGCGAGAAACTGCCGCCATGGCGAGCAAGGCACCCAAGGCAGTTCTCCAGGGCGGTCCCGAGGGGATCAACGAGCGGATCGTGGAAGTGGACCCCGGCGGGGGCGACCTGAAGGTCCCCTACCGCGGCGGCTACGAGCACTTCCGGCCGACGCCCCGGCAGTGGGACACCGCCGACGGGCGGCTGCCGGTCTACGAGTGGTGGGAGCGGACCGAACTCCCCGGATAGCGGCGGCCGGTGGCCGCGGCCCGGGCGGCCGGGCCGCGGCTCACGAGGCGGGGTCGAACGCGTCCAGCGCGATCCGCTGGATCTCCTGCTGCCGCGGCCAGTCGGACGCCGGGCCCAGCACCAGCACCGCGAACTGCCGGCCGTCGGGGGCCGTGAAGGCACAGTCGACGGCCTGCACCCGCAGGCCGAGGCGGTTGCTGTCGTAGGCGTAGGTGAGTTGGGAACCGGTGGGGCCCGGGGGTCCCTGGCGGGGCTCGATGCCCATCTCCTCGTAGCCGGGGTTGCCGGCGAGGCCCTTCGACGCCTGTTCCAGGGCCTGTTGCGGGCCGAGGCCGGGCTCGGTGATCTGGAAGATCTGGAGCAGGCTGCGGGTGTCCGGCGAGGTGTAGAAGACGCCGGTGGAACGGACCTCGCGCTGCCAGCCGTCGGGGACGGCGAGGCTGAACCCCTTCTCGTCGTGGGCGAGGTGGTAGCCGCTGGGGATGCCCGTGGCGGAGGCCGAGGCGTCGGCGGTGGGCGTCGCGGAACCGGGCGCGGCGGGGCCCGTCGTGGCGGTGCTCGCGGAGACCTTCGGGTGGGCGGCGGGCCGGGCGGCCGGGCCGCCGCCCCACAGGAGGTAGCCACCGCCGGCGCCGGCCGCGAGGACGGCGACGACCGCGGCGGCGATCAGCGCCCTGGTCCGGCGGCCGGAGGCCACCGCGGGCTCGTCCCCCGTGGCGTACGGCTGCTCCGTGGCGTACGCGGGCGTCGGCGGGCCGGGGGCGTGCGAGGGGGGTGGGGGCACGGCCGGGCGGGGCGGCATCGGGCCGGTGTACGGCCGGGCGGGGCGCGCCGGGCCGGTCTCCCAGGACTGGGTGTCGGGATTCCAGTGCGCTTTGGGGCCTTGGGGCACGGTCGGTCAGCCTCCCAGCAGGGCGCCGACCGCCTGGACCGCCGCGGCGCCGGACGACAGCAGCCCCACCACGGCGCTGGCGTCGGTCAGCGCCGTGCGCAGCCGGGTCAGCCGGCCGGGGGCCGCGGCACCGGTGCCGGTGATCTCCCCCTCGGTGTCGGCGAGTTCGGTCGACAGCGCCTGCACCTCGGGGGTGGCCACGGCCCGGTCGAGGTCCTCGCGGAGGGTGCGGACGGCCCGGAGGAGCTCCTCCTGGGCCGGGTCGACGGCGGGTGCGGCGCCCTGGACGTTGTCGCCGATGTGGGTGACGGTGTTGTGGTCGCCGATGGAGATGGCGCCCTGCACGTGCTCGATGCGGATGCCCTTGTCGGATGCGTCGGACGGTGCCACGTCAGGACCTGCCCTTCTGGGAAGCGGAGTCGCCCGCGGAGGTGGCGGCGCCGTGGTGGGTGACGGTGTTGTGGTCGCCGATGCCGACGGCGCCCTGGGCGGACTCGACGTAGACCCCGCCGTCGGCGACGTGGACGACCCGCTGCTCGAACTCCTCGGTGCGGTAACCGGCGTCGCGCAGCGCGGTGGTGACGCCGGCCGCCACCCGCGCCTGGATCGTGCGCAGATAGCGGGCGACGTCCATGTCCTGGAAGAGCGAGGCACCGCCGTCCGAGCCCAGTTCGCGGACGGAGCGGGCCGGGCCCTCGGGGAGGGCGGCGCGGTGCCCTCCGGTGAACAGCCGCCAGGTGGAGCGCACGCCGCG includes the following:
- a CDS encoding aldehyde dehydrogenase family protein translates to MSATETSETIHVAGEWRAAAAGATREVLDPADATTLQVVAEGGAEDADAAVAAAKAAFAGGTGEWPRTPVAERAALLRRVADLLQRDREQIGLIESRDTGKTLEEGRVDVDCVTDAFRYFADQVVGESGGRVVDAGSADIHSIVVHEPVGVCAMITPWNYPLLQASWKIAPALAAGNTFVIKPSEVTPLSTVYLIRLLVEAGLPAGVANIVTGAGLPVGQRLADHPDVDLFSFTGGLASGTKAGAAAVAGAKKIALELGGKNPNVVFADACATDEGFDTAVDQALNAAFIHSGQVCSAGARLIIEESVRDRFVAELARRAEKIKLGRGTEEGVECGPLVSQQQLDKVEAYVASALAEGAKLRCGGARPEPSDVRPAGGYFYQPTVLDGCHREMKVVREETFGPILTVETFTTEDEAIALANDTEYGLAGAVFSADTARARRVAARLRHGTVWINDFHPYLPQAEWGGFGKSGIGRELGPTGLDEYRESKHIYENLRPEPVRWFAG
- a CDS encoding DUF5988 family protein; protein product: MASKAPKAVLQGGPEGINERIVEVDPGGGDLKVPYRGGYEHFRPTPRQWDTADGRLPVYEWWERTELPG